A window of the Candidatus Zixiibacteriota bacterium genome harbors these coding sequences:
- a CDS encoding PAS domain S-box protein: DVPTDAELIERELRASGLKFTARFAHDKPTFLKELENFSPDLVLSDYKMPQFDGMEALAVVKKRYPLTPLIIVTGSINEETAVECMKAGAVDYVIKAHLIRMAPAVKSALERKHMREEKMRAEDALRESEDKFRMIAERCFDIILISDLSGKLTYVSPSIERDLGYKPDELVGANLTEITRESDVQTVIEALNDIAHEKCVEGLELKLIGSSGALSIVELNASPVYKFGRVTGAQAVGRDITDRKRAVDELKEAHRTLKLKNKALEKKHIVLSGVLDHIQQEKAETGERVQSNVDRVLMPLLDKLEKKIGKNEKEYVLLLRSSLQEIAAPFINKVEARFKSLTPRELEIVNLIRAGKTTGEIAETFDTSAETIRSHRKNIRKKLGIQNESVNLITFLQTI, encoded by the coding sequence AGATGTCCCGACTGACGCCGAGTTGATCGAACGTGAGCTGCGGGCGTCAGGATTGAAGTTCACTGCGCGATTCGCGCACGACAAGCCGACCTTTCTCAAAGAACTTGAGAATTTCTCGCCCGATTTGGTTTTGTCTGACTACAAGATGCCTCAGTTCGATGGGATGGAGGCACTGGCCGTAGTCAAGAAGCGATACCCTCTGACACCGCTGATAATCGTGACCGGTTCGATCAATGAAGAGACGGCAGTCGAGTGCATGAAAGCGGGAGCAGTTGATTATGTCATCAAGGCTCATCTTATCAGAATGGCGCCGGCTGTGAAAAGCGCTCTTGAACGCAAGCACATGAGAGAGGAAAAGATGAGGGCTGAAGACGCACTGCGCGAGAGTGAAGACAAATTCAGAATGATCGCTGAGCGATGCTTCGACATCATCCTGATCTCGGATCTTAGCGGGAAGCTCACTTACGTATCTCCATCGATCGAGAGAGACCTCGGCTACAAGCCCGATGAGCTCGTGGGAGCCAATCTGACAGAGATCACGAGGGAGTCGGACGTCCAGACAGTTATCGAGGCATTAAACGACATCGCACATGAAAAGTGTGTTGAGGGGCTTGAACTCAAGCTTATTGGAAGCAGTGGCGCTTTGTCGATTGTGGAGTTGAATGCGAGTCCTGTATATAAGTTCGGCAGGGTTACCGGAGCTCAGGCAGTAGGGCGCGACATTACTGATCGAAAACGGGCGGTCGACGAACTGAAGGAGGCTCATCGAACGCTGAAGCTCAAGAACAAAGCACTTGAGAAGAAGCACATTGTGCTAAGCGGTGTTCTTGATCATATACAGCAGGAGAAAGCCGAGACAGGGGAACGAGTGCAGTCCAACGTCGATCGGGTCTTGATGCCTCTGCTCGATAAGCTTGAGAAGAAGATCGGAAAGAACGAGAAAGAATATGTGTTGCTACTTCGATCAAGCCTTCAGGAGATAGCGGCGCCCTTCATCAACAAGGTTGAGGCAAGATTCAAGAGTCTCACCCCGCGCGAGTTGGAAATAGTCAACCTGATCAGGGCGGGAAAGACTACCGGTGAAATCGCCGAGACGTTTGATACTTCAGCGGAGACCATCCGCAGCCACAGGAAGAACATTCGCAAGAAACTCGGGATTCAGAACGAAAGCGTGAACCTCATAACATTCCTGCAGACGATTTAG
- a CDS encoding PAS domain S-box protein — MMEDTVSATEDTQPIVATAKSGLVDDSALYHALFSHMTDGAIYCDVILDDSGTPVDFVHVDVNDAFARLHGVSREQIIGKKYTEIFERDGQFDPLPIEVGGRCALEGTDVKYDLFFTPLNKWLSVSMYCPRKGFFAAIFEDITERKHAEQALKVQENSYRSIFETAAHLIATFDLQGRIVDCNRHAKTVLGYDVHELLGKHMSNLFCPTSLDKAEAAFQSLLNKERFYNVEFTMLRKDGRVADVSINASVLDGETVEDSGIICVVDDITDRKRREEELRASEREKATKNKVAEAFLMSSFQGALQEVLKIIRAEFSCNDGILGYLERDGTLVCPTSVQSSSSVDDSEGSYARCSPESLSASILGRALAEKKTFYSNSQCVMPDGIECSGKAIAVPLMFQGSPVGVFLLGNRQEDFQKNDVTLAESIAASIAPAIHVRVQDDWEKKEAERSAEQLRSSEQKYRSVVNNVGIGIKVLNQQTEIISINKRMRSWFPDLDISNNPMCCLALNLSGDMRPCDNCPPLKTLKDGLIHEADITAKIGAEIRTFRVLATPITDDAGNVVAAIEMLDDITERKQVHEALVESERRLQQLFSSVVEGIGIVDVEDNIIFCNPALAEIFEESSASDMIGKNILDYLTPDQRVIVNSEHERRNNLERSRYELQITTARNNHKSIVVSSSPQLDGNAVRTGSIVALIDITEWRHSEEQRITLERQIQQAGKLTAVGSLAAGIAHEINTPIQFVGDNTLFLSDSFKSLIALVDSYSLIFEAAETRAAITDLISQKKTAEQEADIDYLREEVPKAIEQTMDGVSRVAKIVRAMKSFAHKDSGEMAMADVNEMLSSTLIVAQNELKYVSDVVTNLEEDLPPIECYRDSLNQVFLNLLINAAHAIEDVVGDGSQGRGTITIRTRHEGEDVVISITDTGTGIEESIRDHIFDPFFTTKDVGKGTGQGLSMAHSVVVGKHKGQLTFETEVGAGTTFCIRLPASALGLMGGE, encoded by the coding sequence ATGATGGAAGATACAGTGTCAGCAACAGAAGACACCCAGCCCATTGTTGCAACGGCTAAATCTGGACTGGTGGATGACAGTGCACTTTACCATGCGTTGTTCAGTCACATGACGGATGGGGCCATCTACTGCGATGTTATTCTCGACGACAGCGGAACGCCTGTTGACTTTGTTCACGTAGATGTAAACGATGCCTTCGCAAGGTTGCATGGCGTGTCTCGTGAGCAAATCATTGGAAAGAAGTACACTGAGATATTCGAGCGCGATGGCCAGTTCGATCCTCTTCCGATTGAGGTCGGAGGGCGATGCGCCCTGGAAGGTACTGATGTCAAGTACGATCTCTTCTTCACCCCTCTGAATAAGTGGCTCTCCGTGTCAATGTACTGTCCTCGAAAAGGCTTCTTCGCGGCGATATTCGAAGACATCACAGAGCGCAAGCATGCTGAACAAGCATTGAAGGTCCAGGAGAACAGCTACCGCTCGATCTTTGAAACAGCTGCCCACCTCATTGCAACATTTGACCTTCAGGGCAGAATTGTCGACTGCAATAGGCATGCAAAAACAGTTCTTGGATACGATGTTCACGAACTGCTCGGTAAGCACATGTCGAATCTCTTCTGCCCCACATCACTTGACAAGGCGGAGGCGGCCTTCCAATCGCTTCTCAATAAAGAGCGTTTCTACAATGTTGAGTTCACAATGTTACGGAAAGATGGCAGAGTTGCTGATGTTTCGATCAACGCCTCAGTGCTGGATGGCGAGACGGTAGAGGATTCCGGGATTATTTGTGTGGTTGATGACATAACTGACCGCAAGAGGCGCGAGGAGGAATTAAGGGCATCAGAGCGCGAAAAGGCTACAAAGAACAAGGTGGCTGAGGCGTTTCTGATGTCATCCTTCCAGGGCGCTTTGCAGGAAGTGCTCAAGATCATTCGCGCTGAGTTTAGCTGTAACGATGGCATCCTCGGGTATCTCGAACGAGACGGCACACTGGTGTGTCCGACGTCAGTGCAATCGAGTTCCTCGGTAGATGATTCAGAGGGCAGTTATGCGAGGTGTTCGCCCGAGTCGCTTAGTGCAAGCATCCTGGGACGAGCGCTGGCTGAGAAGAAAACTTTCTATTCGAATAGTCAATGCGTAATGCCCGATGGTATAGAGTGCTCCGGAAAGGCAATTGCTGTCCCGCTAATGTTCCAGGGATCGCCTGTCGGTGTATTCCTGCTTGGCAATCGCCAAGAGGATTTCCAAAAGAATGATGTCACTCTGGCTGAATCTATCGCCGCGTCAATCGCACCAGCTATTCATGTAAGAGTTCAAGATGATTGGGAGAAGAAGGAGGCGGAGCGTTCTGCCGAACAACTGCGCTCATCGGAGCAGAAGTACAGAAGTGTGGTCAACAATGTCGGCATCGGCATTAAAGTGCTGAACCAACAGACGGAGATCATCTCGATCAATAAACGGATGCGATCCTGGTTTCCGGATCTGGACATATCAAATAACCCGATGTGCTGCCTTGCCCTCAATCTGTCCGGCGACATGCGACCATGCGATAACTGTCCCCCATTGAAGACATTGAAAGACGGATTGATTCACGAAGCGGACATAACGGCTAAGATTGGCGCTGAAATCAGGACATTCAGGGTATTGGCTACGCCGATTACTGATGATGCAGGGAACGTCGTGGCCGCAATCGAAATGCTCGATGACATAACTGAACGCAAGCAGGTTCATGAGGCGTTAGTCGAATCGGAGCGTCGTCTGCAGCAGTTGTTCTCGTCAGTAGTGGAAGGAATTGGGATCGTAGATGTAGAGGATAACATAATCTTCTGTAATCCTGCCCTGGCGGAGATATTTGAAGAGAGTTCCGCATCAGACATGATCGGAAAGAATATTCTGGACTATCTAACGCCTGATCAGAGAGTGATTGTGAACTCGGAACACGAACGCAGGAACAATCTTGAGCGATCACGATATGAGCTACAAATTACAACGGCCAGGAACAATCATAAGTCGATTGTCGTCTCATCATCTCCCCAATTGGATGGAAATGCAGTTCGCACGGGTTCTATCGTGGCCCTGATTGATATCACCGAGTGGAGGCATTCTGAAGAGCAGAGAATCACCCTCGAAAGACAGATTCAGCAGGCTGGCAAACTCACGGCGGTGGGGTCGCTGGCTGCGGGAATAGCGCACGAGATTAACACTCCAATTCAATTTGTCGGAGACAATACTCTATTTCTGTCGGATTCATTCAAATCGCTAATTGCACTTGTGGACAGCTACAGCCTGATATTTGAGGCAGCTGAAACACGCGCAGCTATCACAGATCTGATTTCGCAGAAAAAGACTGCCGAACAGGAGGCAGATATCGACTACCTGAGGGAGGAAGTGCCCAAAGCCATAGAGCAGACGATGGATGGTGTCAGTCGAGTTGCCAAAATCGTAAGAGCAATGAAAAGCTTCGCTCATAAGGATTCGGGCGAGATGGCGATGGCTGACGTCAATGAGATGCTCAGCAGCACTCTGATTGTAGCTCAGAATGAGTTGAAGTACGTGTCGGATGTTGTCACGAATTTGGAGGAAGACCTGCCACCGATAGAGTGCTATCGAGACAGTTTGAATCAGGTGTTCCTGAACTTGCTGATAAATGCGGCGCATGCCATAGAAGACGTTGTTGGTGATGGCTCTCAAGGTAGAGGAACTATCACGATCAGAACCAGGCACGAGGGGGAAGACGTTGTAATCTCTATTACGGATACGGGTACTGGAATCGAAGAATCGATCCGCGATCATATCTTCGATCCGTTTTTTACCACGAAAGATGTTGGCAAGGGCACAGGCCAGGGGTTGTCGATGGCGCACTCTGTCGTTGTCGGCAAGCACAAGGGGCAACTGACGTTTGAGACTGAAGTAGGTGCAGGTACCACTTTTTGCATAAGGCTTCCGGCCAGTGCACTGGGACTGATGGGGGGCGAATGA
- a CDS encoding response regulator, whose amino-acid sequence MMKILFVDDEPHVLQGLQRFVCSQNLDCEHEAVTSAEAALERVAAGDIDVVVSDVLMPNMTGVDLLERLKNNPATSDVPVIMLTSHVEPMEKRTALQLGAYDFVNKPTDPVELVARVRSALRLKISEDKLRQQNEILKRQLRMEIVGLLAGGMFHDLNNMLMSIVGHTELASYRAMGDSEMEENLNMALQSAEKASRLVQQILHLGGIRRSEADSEDLALIVDDSLRLSAMSIPPGIRIKWSKPSISATVRMDRTQVFQVLVNLCSNAVKAMNGSGELTIRLTQQKITEEEADRGGDLHCGDYVVLEVSDTGVGIDPSLLETIFDPLLTTSAEGKGSGLGLLVVRQVLNSIGGCVRVRSALGEGSVFTAYFPCDQRGDQSD is encoded by the coding sequence ATGATGAAGATATTATTCGTTGATGACGAGCCGCATGTGCTTCAGGGTCTGCAACGATTTGTGTGCTCTCAGAATTTGGATTGCGAGCACGAAGCAGTGACTTCTGCAGAAGCTGCCCTGGAGCGTGTTGCTGCCGGAGATATTGATGTTGTCGTCTCGGATGTACTGATGCCGAACATGACGGGAGTCGATCTGCTCGAACGTCTGAAGAATAACCCGGCGACGAGTGACGTACCAGTCATCATGCTAACGAGTCACGTGGAGCCCATGGAGAAGCGGACCGCGTTACAGCTTGGAGCTTATGACTTTGTGAATAAACCTACGGATCCGGTCGAGTTGGTCGCGCGTGTGCGGAGCGCTCTTCGCTTGAAAATAAGCGAGGATAAGCTACGTCAGCAAAATGAGATTCTGAAGCGACAATTGAGAATGGAGATAGTCGGTCTCCTTGCAGGGGGTATGTTTCACGATTTGAATAACATGCTGATGAGCATAGTCGGCCACACCGAGCTCGCTTCCTACCGCGCAATGGGCGATTCTGAGATGGAAGAGAACCTGAACATGGCGCTGCAATCTGCGGAAAAGGCTTCCAGACTGGTTCAGCAAATACTTCACCTGGGCGGAATACGGAGATCTGAGGCTGACAGCGAGGATCTTGCTCTTATCGTAGATGATAGCCTACGCCTTTCGGCAATGAGCATTCCTCCTGGAATAAGAATCAAATGGAGCAAGCCTTCGATCAGTGCGACTGTTCGTATGGATCGCACTCAGGTATTCCAGGTGTTGGTGAATCTGTGTAGTAATGCGGTAAAGGCCATGAACGGCTCCGGTGAGCTTACGATCAGGCTGACGCAGCAAAAGATAACGGAAGAGGAAGCTGATCGAGGCGGCGATTTGCATTGCGGTGATTATGTGGTTCTGGAGGTGTCGGATACCGGTGTAGGTATTGATCCGTCACTATTGGAGACGATATTCGATCCATTGCTCACAACCAGCGCGGAAGGGAAAGGGAGCGGTTTGGGATTGCTTGTTGTACGCCAGGTGCTGAACAGTATTGGCGGCTGTGTGCGTGTGCGAAGCGCTCTGGGAGAGGGATCTGTTTTCACAGCCTATTTCCCGTGTGACCAGCGCGGCGATCAGAGTGATTGA
- a CDS encoding HDOD domain-containing protein, whose protein sequence is MQAKIRILFVDDQKDVLDGLRRMLHGLRTEWEMEFVESAAEALTALGEKHFDVIVTDMMMPGMNGAELLEKARELCPGTVRYILSGCSDRELVMQSVGVAHRYIAKPCDPEDLKAMLASSLGLRELLASETLHSRIATIRSLPSPPNIYFQLVRELQSDKSSVKHIAEIISKDVSLTAKMLQLINSAFFGLPTRIESPLQAVNLLGLDTVRDLAMITGAFSKLTSASLSGISVESIYAHSLAVGMAAKKLARELTLPKPISDDAMVAGMLHDIGKLVLLAHFRDEMSEAIKITRERGMSQHLAEAEVLGVSHAEIGAHLLSLWGLPDSILEAVAHHHRPSEVIGLNRNLLTVVHIANGLEYESHFDDFGHSLSKLDTVYLDRLGLTKELPELCDAVGTATS, encoded by the coding sequence ATGCAGGCAAAGATACGCATACTGTTTGTTGATGATCAGAAGGATGTTCTTGACGGTCTCAGGCGAATGCTCCACGGACTCCGAACCGAATGGGAGATGGAATTTGTCGAGAGCGCGGCCGAAGCACTCACCGCTCTTGGGGAGAAGCACTTCGATGTCATTGTAACCGACATGATGATGCCGGGCATGAATGGTGCGGAACTTCTCGAAAAGGCGAGAGAACTCTGTCCGGGAACAGTGAGATATATCCTCTCAGGCTGTTCGGATCGAGAACTGGTGATGCAATCGGTAGGAGTTGCGCACAGATACATAGCCAAGCCATGTGACCCTGAGGATCTCAAAGCCATGCTGGCCAGCTCTCTCGGCTTGCGGGAATTGCTTGCAAGTGAGACTCTTCACAGCAGAATAGCCACAATCAGATCTTTGCCCAGTCCCCCCAATATCTACTTTCAGTTGGTTAGGGAATTGCAGTCGGACAAATCATCAGTCAAGCACATCGCTGAAATAATCAGCAAGGACGTAAGCCTTACAGCGAAAATGCTCCAATTGATAAATTCGGCTTTCTTCGGCCTGCCTACTCGTATCGAGAGTCCCCTGCAGGCCGTCAACCTGCTGGGATTGGACACAGTGCGGGATCTTGCGATGATAACTGGAGCTTTCAGTAAGCTGACAAGCGCGAGTCTCTCCGGCATATCCGTTGAATCGATCTATGCTCATAGCCTCGCAGTTGGGATGGCAGCCAAGAAACTCGCCAGGGAACTGACGCTTCCAAAGCCTATCAGCGATGATGCCATGGTGGCCGGTATGCTTCACGACATCGGAAAGCTCGTCCTGCTTGCGCATTTTCGTGATGAGATGAGTGAGGCTATCAAGATAACCAGGGAGCGGGGCATGTCTCAGCATCTTGCAGAAGCAGAGGTGCTGGGTGTGAGTCATGCTGAGATCGGGGCGCACCTTCTGTCGCTCTGGGGATTACCGGATTCAATCCTGGAAGCTGTCGCGCATCATCACAGACCATCCGAAGTCATCGGTTTGAATCGAAACCTACTGACGGTGGTTCACATAGCCAATGGACTGGAGTATGAGAGTCATTTCGATGACTTCGGGCACTCTCTGTCAAAGCTGGATACTGTGTATCTCGACAGGCTCGGATTGACCAAAGAGTTGCCGGAACTTTGCGACGCCGTTGGAACGGCGACTAGCTGA
- a CDS encoding response regulator, with the protein MSDQIAEKILVVDDDSNLLSAVERQFRRKYTMVIAEGGKEGIRKLKEEGPFAVVISDMRMPDMNGIQFLAQAQGMYPNTVRIMLTGNADLETAMHAVNEGNIFRFLLKPCHKSTLEWALEAAVEQHRLLFAERELVEKTLKGSVQVLTDILALVNPVAFSRISRLQSYVSEIAERLEVKQLWQYELAALLSQIGCVTIPPDTLAKFYTGANATAEEREMFAAHPHVAARLLGRIPRLRVVAEMIADQQMGLQELGLAEDCLPTDPGTLGGQILRTAIEFDTQMSRGNTVSQAMGRLKSAAKPHHPFILNTLMHIRVVDVEIATRTVSVRDLNDTMILAENIRARNGLLVAAKGQHVNSSMRTLLRNYVERRDLQDGIGVTVPIGHPNAVDKIEMPASLHRQTVNPA; encoded by the coding sequence ATGAGCGATCAAATTGCAGAAAAGATACTAGTGGTCGACGATGATTCCAATTTGCTATCTGCTGTGGAGCGTCAATTCCGTCGGAAATACACGATGGTGATAGCAGAGGGAGGTAAGGAAGGTATTCGAAAGCTCAAGGAAGAAGGTCCGTTTGCAGTCGTTATCTCAGATATGAGGATGCCGGATATGAACGGCATACAGTTTCTTGCCCAGGCGCAGGGCATGTATCCCAATACAGTACGGATCATGCTTACAGGCAATGCCGATCTCGAAACTGCCATGCATGCGGTAAACGAAGGGAATATCTTCCGATTTCTTCTGAAGCCATGTCACAAGAGCACTCTTGAATGGGCACTCGAGGCTGCGGTGGAACAGCATCGGCTTCTTTTTGCTGAACGAGAACTGGTGGAGAAGACTTTGAAGGGAAGCGTCCAGGTCTTGACTGACATACTGGCACTTGTTAATCCGGTCGCATTTAGCCGCATATCTCGGCTTCAGAGCTATGTGTCTGAGATTGCCGAGCGCCTTGAAGTAAAACAGCTCTGGCAATACGAGCTTGCAGCGCTGCTATCTCAGATAGGTTGTGTGACCATTCCGCCGGATACTCTTGCCAAGTTCTATACCGGCGCGAATGCAACCGCTGAAGAGCGTGAGATGTTCGCCGCTCACCCACATGTTGCTGCACGATTGCTCGGACGAATACCACGCTTACGAGTTGTGGCGGAGATGATTGCTGACCAACAAATGGGGCTCCAGGAATTGGGACTGGCCGAAGATTGTCTGCCGACAGATCCGGGAACCTTGGGAGGACAAATTCTGAGGACTGCGATAGAGTTCGACACTCAAATGTCTCGCGGAAACACAGTCTCGCAAGCTATGGGACGATTGAAGAGCGCTGCAAAGCCACACCACCCTTTCATCCTTAATACTCTCATGCACATAAGAGTGGTGGACGTGGAGATTGCCACAAGGACTGTCAGCGTTAGGGATCTGAATGACACAATGATCCTTGCTGAAAACATCCGCGCACGAAACGGACTCTTGGTCGCAGCAAAAGGCCAGCACGTGAATTCCTCCATGCGCACACTGCTGAGGAACTATGTCGAGCGGAGGGACCTCCAGGATGGAATCGGCGTCACGGTGCCGATCGG